A single Denticeps clupeoides chromosome 7, fDenClu1.1, whole genome shotgun sequence DNA region contains:
- the ppp6r3 gene encoding serine/threonine-protein phosphatase 6 regulatory subunit 3 isoform X10, protein MFWKFDLHTTSHIDTLLEKEDVTLTEVMDEEDVLQECKAQNHKLVDFILRPQCMEDLVGYITQEPSDDVEEKLRYKYPNISCELLTSDVGQINDRLGEDEGLLTKLYSFLQNESPLNPLLASFFSKVLSILIGRKPEQIVEFLRKQEDFVDLMIKHIGTSAIMDLLLRMLTCIEPQQLRQDVLNWLNGEKVIQRLVDMVQPSQDEDRHSNASQSLCEIIRLSRDQMFQVQGYCEPDPLLTTLEKQETLEQLLSNIFDKEKNESAIVSVIQILLTLFETRRPAFEGHLDICPPGINHPSFSVSQSVLDAVMPRLKDFHQLLLEPPKKTVMKTTWGVLDPPVGSTRLNVVRLVASLLQTNTHIINMELINLNTLGVILDMYFKYIWNNFLHIQVEICTAIILATPPTEGENSEIREQDQEPIRENHLIKHLFQKCQLIQRILDAWSSNEKEQNEGGRRRGYMGHLTRIANSIVHNSDKGPNGAQIQQLISELPEADRQRWEAFSSGQLAETNKKNTVDLVNTHHIHSSSDDEVDFKDGGFHQDSSLQQMQQMTSNFIEQFGFNDEEFADQDDVVDIPFDRISDINFSLNSNESANIALFEACCKEKIQQFEDTGSDEEDIWDEKDVTFAPEAQRRPRSSGSTDSEESTDSEEEDGKRDPFEASSATPDDRMEVDTGPVWTANFDEIPMDTGGSTSAGAAAASPSSSSATMSDSAGWSSGTAAPNAQSGWADFSGFSAPSPKDPLRSSSPVAMETSVDADPLGVNAPMLSEGADQWPGEASASPVSPPAKAAVGSSGSDAEEEVAGDRITETVTNGSMKETLSLTVDAKTETAVFKSKEEKLPTSEDASVKCAAGEDGAEKSACASPQHASNCQKAESKHLKEKVKGPSDSLNGPLEEVTAMEETKTEQLVSPAEAAVNGPA, encoded by the exons ATGTTCTGGAAGTTTGATCTGCATACAACGTCCCACATTGACACACTCCTGGAGAAGGAGGATGTGACGCTGACTGAGGTGATGGATGAGGAGGATGTCCTTCAGGAATGCAAAGCCCAGAATCACAAGCTGGTGGACTTCATACTGCGACCCCAGTGCATGGAGGACCTGGTGGGCTACATCACCCAGGAGCCGAGTGATGACGTCGAGGAGAAACTCAGATACAA GTACCCCAACATCTCTTGTGAGCTGCTGACATCTGATGTGGGCCAGATCAATGATCGTCTAGGAGAGGATGAGGGTTTACTGACCAAGCTTTACAGCTTTCTTCAGAATGAGTCCCCCCTCAACCCTTTACTGGCCAGTTTCTTCAGCAAGGTCCTCAGTATCCTCATTGGCCGCAAACCAGAACAg ATTGTGGAGTTTCTGCGGAAGCAGGAAGACTTTGTGGATCTGATGATAAAACACATTGGCACCTCAGCCATCATGGACCTGCTGCTTAGGATGCTCACATGCATTGAGCCACAGCAGCTTAGGCAAGATGTTCTCAAT TGGTTGAATGGTGAAAAGGTGATCCAGAGGTTAGTGGATATGGTGCAACCTTCCCAGGATGAAGAC CGGCACTCCAATGCATCACAGTCCCTGTGTGAGATCATCCGCCTCAGCAGGGATCAGATGTTCCAGGTGCAGGGCTACTGTGAGCCTGACCCTCTACTAACAACACTGGAGAA ACAGGAGACATTGGAGCAACTGTTGTCCAATATATTTGACAAAGAAAAGAATGAATCAGCTATTGTCAGTGTCATCCAGATCCTCCTCACACTGTTTGAGACGAGGAGACCAGC TTTTGAGGGTCACTTGGACATCTGTCCACCTGGCATAAACCACCCGTCGTTCTCGGTTAGTCAGAGTGTCCTGGATGCAGTCATGCCCAGACTGAAAGACTTCCACCAGCTTCTCCTGGAGCCTCCCAAG AAAACCGTGATGAAGACCACCTGGGGAGTGCTTGACCCACCAGTTGGCAGCACTCGGCTGAATGTGGTGCGACTGGTGGCCAGCCTTCTCCAGACCAATACACATATCATCAACATGGAGCTAATCAACCTCAACACTCTAGGAGTCATACTG gatatgtattttaaatacatatggAATAACTTCCTACATATACAAGTAGAAATATGCACGGCAATTATCTTAGCTACTCCCCCAACTGAAGGCGAAAACTCTGAAATCAGAGAGCAAGACCAAGAACCCATCAGAGAAAACCACCTAATCAAACAT CTCTTTCAGAAGTGCCAGTTAATACAGAGAATTCTTGACGCGTGGAGCTCCAATGAGAAAGAACA GAACGAGGGGGGTCGTCGAAGGGGCTACATGGGACATCTGACCAGAATAGCCAATTCCATAGTGCACAACAGCGACAAGGGGCCTAATGGGGCTCAGATTCAGCAGCTCATTTCAG AGCTCCCCGAAGCTGACCGGCAGCGGTGGGAAGCCTTTTCGTCTGGTCAACTAGctgaaacaaacaagaaaaacacTGTAGATTTA GTTAACACGCACCATATTCACTCGTCCAGTGATGATGAGGTTGATTTTAAGGATGGTGGATTCCACCAGGATTCCTCCCTTCAACAA ATGCAACAAATGACGTCCAATTTTATTGAGCAGTTTGGCTTCAATGATGAAGAGTTTGCCGATCAGGATGATGTCGTGGA TATTCCCTTTGATAGAATATCAGACATCAACTTTTCCTTGAATTCAAACGAAAGT GCAAATATAGCTCTTTTTGAAGCCTGCTGTAAGGAGAAGATCCAGCAGTTTGAGGACACTGGCTCCGATGAGGAGGACATTTGGGACGAGAAAGATGTCACTTTCGCACCAGAAGCACAGCGTCGTCCCCG GAGCTCCGGCAGTACTGATAGTGAGGAGAGCACAGATTCAGAAGAGGAGGATGGCAAGCGCGACCCGTTTGAGGCCAGCAGTGCCACGCCTGATGACCGGATGGAAGTTGACACTG GTCCTGTGTGGACTGCGAACTTTGATGAAATCCCTATGGATACAGGCGGCTCCACCAGTGCAGGCGCAGCAGCTgcctccccctcctcttcttctgccACCATGTCTGACTCGGCAGGCTGGAGCTCTGGTACCGCTGCCCCTAACGCTCAGTCCGGCTGGGCCGACTTCTCCGGCTTCTCAGCACCCAG CCCCAAAGACCCTCTGAGGAGCAGCTCTCCTGTAGCCATGGAGACCAGTGTAGATGCGGACCCGCTTGGTGTGAACGCACCCATGCTATCCGAAG GTGCAGATCAGTGGCCTGGGGAGGCATCTGCCTCGCCCGTTTCCCCTCCTGCCAAGGCGGCCGTGGGCAGCAGCGGCTCAGACGCCGAGGAGGAGGTGGCAGGCGACCGGATCACGGAGACGGTCACTAATGGCTCCATGAAGGAGACTCTCAGCCTTACTGTAGATGCCAAAACCGAAACTGCTGTTTTCAAAAG TAAGGAGGAGAAGCTACCTACCTCTGAAGATGCATCTGTCAAGTGTGCCGCAGGAGAAGACGGCGCTGAGAAGAGTGCGTGTGCATCTCCTCAGCATGCTAGCAACTGTCAGAAAGCAGA GTCAAAGCACTTAAAAGAGAAAGTAAAAGGTCCAAGTGATTCACTCAATGGTCCTCTTGAAGAAGTGACAGCCATGGAAGAAACCAA AACCGAGCAGCTTGTATCCCCAGCTGAGGCAGCGGTGAACGGGCCAGCGTGA
- the ppp6r3 gene encoding serine/threonine-protein phosphatase 6 regulatory subunit 3 isoform X8 encodes MFWKFDLHTTSHIDTLLEKEDVTLTEVMDEEDVLQECKAQNHKLVDFILRPQCMEDLVGYITQEPSDDVEEKLRYKYPNISCELLTSDVGQINDRLGEDEGLLTKLYSFLQNESPLNPLLASFFSKVLSILIGRKPEQIVEFLRKQEDFVDLMIKHIGTSAIMDLLLRMLTCIEPQQLRQDVLNWLNGEKVIQRLVDMVQPSQDEDRHSNASQSLCEIIRLSRDQMFQVQGYCEPDPLLTTLEKQETLEQLLSNIFDKEKNESAIVSVIQILLTLFETRRPAFEGHLDICPPGINHPSFSVSQSVLDAVMPRLKDFHQLLLEPPKKTVMKTTWGVLDPPVGSTRLNVVRLVASLLQTNTHIINMELINLNTLGVILDMYFKYIWNNFLHIQVEICTAIILATPPTEGENSEIREQDQEPIRENHLIKHLFQKCQLIQRILDAWSSNEKEQNEGGRRRGYMGHLTRIANSIVHNSDKGPNGAQIQQLISELPEADRQRWEAFSSGQLAETNKKNTVDLVNTHHIHSSSDDEVDFKDGGFHQDSSLQQFGFNDEEFADQDDVVDIPFDRISDINFSLNSNESANIALFEACCKEKIQQFEDTGSDEEDIWDEKDVTFAPEAQRRPRSSGSTDSEESTDSEEEDGKRDPFEASSATPDDRMEVDTGPVWTANFDEIPMDTGGSTSAGAAAASPSSSSATMSDSAGWSSGTAAPNAQSGWADFSGFSAPSPKDPLRSSSPVAMETSVDADPLGVNAPMLSEGADQWPGEASASPVSPPAKAAVGSSGSDAEEEVAGDRITETVTNGSMKETLSLTVDAKTETAVFKRVLKSYRKEEKLPTSEDASVKCAAGEDGAEKSACASPQHASNCQKAESKHLKEKVKGPSDSLNGPLEEVTAMEETKTEQLVSPAEAAVNGPA; translated from the exons ATGTTCTGGAAGTTTGATCTGCATACAACGTCCCACATTGACACACTCCTGGAGAAGGAGGATGTGACGCTGACTGAGGTGATGGATGAGGAGGATGTCCTTCAGGAATGCAAAGCCCAGAATCACAAGCTGGTGGACTTCATACTGCGACCCCAGTGCATGGAGGACCTGGTGGGCTACATCACCCAGGAGCCGAGTGATGACGTCGAGGAGAAACTCAGATACAA GTACCCCAACATCTCTTGTGAGCTGCTGACATCTGATGTGGGCCAGATCAATGATCGTCTAGGAGAGGATGAGGGTTTACTGACCAAGCTTTACAGCTTTCTTCAGAATGAGTCCCCCCTCAACCCTTTACTGGCCAGTTTCTTCAGCAAGGTCCTCAGTATCCTCATTGGCCGCAAACCAGAACAg ATTGTGGAGTTTCTGCGGAAGCAGGAAGACTTTGTGGATCTGATGATAAAACACATTGGCACCTCAGCCATCATGGACCTGCTGCTTAGGATGCTCACATGCATTGAGCCACAGCAGCTTAGGCAAGATGTTCTCAAT TGGTTGAATGGTGAAAAGGTGATCCAGAGGTTAGTGGATATGGTGCAACCTTCCCAGGATGAAGAC CGGCACTCCAATGCATCACAGTCCCTGTGTGAGATCATCCGCCTCAGCAGGGATCAGATGTTCCAGGTGCAGGGCTACTGTGAGCCTGACCCTCTACTAACAACACTGGAGAA ACAGGAGACATTGGAGCAACTGTTGTCCAATATATTTGACAAAGAAAAGAATGAATCAGCTATTGTCAGTGTCATCCAGATCCTCCTCACACTGTTTGAGACGAGGAGACCAGC TTTTGAGGGTCACTTGGACATCTGTCCACCTGGCATAAACCACCCGTCGTTCTCGGTTAGTCAGAGTGTCCTGGATGCAGTCATGCCCAGACTGAAAGACTTCCACCAGCTTCTCCTGGAGCCTCCCAAG AAAACCGTGATGAAGACCACCTGGGGAGTGCTTGACCCACCAGTTGGCAGCACTCGGCTGAATGTGGTGCGACTGGTGGCCAGCCTTCTCCAGACCAATACACATATCATCAACATGGAGCTAATCAACCTCAACACTCTAGGAGTCATACTG gatatgtattttaaatacatatggAATAACTTCCTACATATACAAGTAGAAATATGCACGGCAATTATCTTAGCTACTCCCCCAACTGAAGGCGAAAACTCTGAAATCAGAGAGCAAGACCAAGAACCCATCAGAGAAAACCACCTAATCAAACAT CTCTTTCAGAAGTGCCAGTTAATACAGAGAATTCTTGACGCGTGGAGCTCCAATGAGAAAGAACA GAACGAGGGGGGTCGTCGAAGGGGCTACATGGGACATCTGACCAGAATAGCCAATTCCATAGTGCACAACAGCGACAAGGGGCCTAATGGGGCTCAGATTCAGCAGCTCATTTCAG AGCTCCCCGAAGCTGACCGGCAGCGGTGGGAAGCCTTTTCGTCTGGTCAACTAGctgaaacaaacaagaaaaacacTGTAGATTTA GTTAACACGCACCATATTCACTCGTCCAGTGATGATGAGGTTGATTTTAAGGATGGTGGATTCCACCAGGATTCCTCCCTTCAACAA TTTGGCTTCAATGATGAAGAGTTTGCCGATCAGGATGATGTCGTGGA TATTCCCTTTGATAGAATATCAGACATCAACTTTTCCTTGAATTCAAACGAAAGT GCAAATATAGCTCTTTTTGAAGCCTGCTGTAAGGAGAAGATCCAGCAGTTTGAGGACACTGGCTCCGATGAGGAGGACATTTGGGACGAGAAAGATGTCACTTTCGCACCAGAAGCACAGCGTCGTCCCCG GAGCTCCGGCAGTACTGATAGTGAGGAGAGCACAGATTCAGAAGAGGAGGATGGCAAGCGCGACCCGTTTGAGGCCAGCAGTGCCACGCCTGATGACCGGATGGAAGTTGACACTG GTCCTGTGTGGACTGCGAACTTTGATGAAATCCCTATGGATACAGGCGGCTCCACCAGTGCAGGCGCAGCAGCTgcctccccctcctcttcttctgccACCATGTCTGACTCGGCAGGCTGGAGCTCTGGTACCGCTGCCCCTAACGCTCAGTCCGGCTGGGCCGACTTCTCCGGCTTCTCAGCACCCAG CCCCAAAGACCCTCTGAGGAGCAGCTCTCCTGTAGCCATGGAGACCAGTGTAGATGCGGACCCGCTTGGTGTGAACGCACCCATGCTATCCGAAG GTGCAGATCAGTGGCCTGGGGAGGCATCTGCCTCGCCCGTTTCCCCTCCTGCCAAGGCGGCCGTGGGCAGCAGCGGCTCAGACGCCGAGGAGGAGGTGGCAGGCGACCGGATCACGGAGACGGTCACTAATGGCTCCATGAAGGAGACTCTCAGCCTTACTGTAGATGCCAAAACCGAAACTGCTGTTTTCAAAAG AGTGTTGAAATCTTATCG TAAGGAGGAGAAGCTACCTACCTCTGAAGATGCATCTGTCAAGTGTGCCGCAGGAGAAGACGGCGCTGAGAAGAGTGCGTGTGCATCTCCTCAGCATGCTAGCAACTGTCAGAAAGCAGA GTCAAAGCACTTAAAAGAGAAAGTAAAAGGTCCAAGTGATTCACTCAATGGTCCTCTTGAAGAAGTGACAGCCATGGAAGAAACCAA AACCGAGCAGCTTGTATCCCCAGCTGAGGCAGCGGTGAACGGGCCAGCGTGA
- the ppp6r3 gene encoding serine/threonine-protein phosphatase 6 regulatory subunit 3 isoform X11 — MFWKFDLHTTSHIDTLLEKEDVTLTEVMDEEDVLQECKAQNHKLVDFILRPQCMEDLVGYITQEPSDDVEEKLRYKYPNISCELLTSDVGQINDRLGEDEGLLTKLYSFLQNESPLNPLLASFFSKVLSILIGRKPEQIVEFLRKQEDFVDLMIKHIGTSAIMDLLLRMLTCIEPQQLRQDVLNWLNGEKVIQRLVDMVQPSQDEDRHSNASQSLCEIIRLSRDQMFQVQGYCEPDPLLTTLEKQETLEQLLSNIFDKEKNESAIVSVIQILLTLFETRRPAFEGHLDICPPGINHPSFSVSQSVLDAVMPRLKDFHQLLLEPPKKTVMKTTWGVLDPPVGSTRLNVVRLVASLLQTNTHIINMELINLNTLGVILDMYFKYIWNNFLHIQVEICTAIILATPPTEGENSEIREQDQEPIRENHLIKHLFQKCQLIQRILDAWSSNEKEQNEGGRRRGYMGHLTRIANSIVHNSDKGPNGAQIQQLISELPEADRQRWEAFSSGQLAETNKKNTVDLVNTHHIHSSSDDEVDFKDGGFHQDSSLQQFGFNDEEFADQDDVVDIPFDRISDINFSLNSNESANIALFEACCKEKIQQFEDTGSDEEDIWDEKDVTFAPEAQRRPRSSGSTDSEESTDSEEEDGKRDPFEASSATPDDRMEVDTGPVWTANFDEIPMDTGGSTSAGAAAASPSSSSATMSDSAGWSSGTAAPNAQSGWADFSGFSAPSPKDPLRSSSPVAMETSVDADPLGVNAPMLSEGADQWPGEASASPVSPPAKAAVGSSGSDAEEEVAGDRITETVTNGSMKETLSLTVDAKTETAVFKSKEEKLPTSEDASVKCAAGEDGAEKSACASPQHASNCQKAESKHLKEKVKGPSDSLNGPLEEVTAMEETKTEQLVSPAEAAVNGPA; from the exons ATGTTCTGGAAGTTTGATCTGCATACAACGTCCCACATTGACACACTCCTGGAGAAGGAGGATGTGACGCTGACTGAGGTGATGGATGAGGAGGATGTCCTTCAGGAATGCAAAGCCCAGAATCACAAGCTGGTGGACTTCATACTGCGACCCCAGTGCATGGAGGACCTGGTGGGCTACATCACCCAGGAGCCGAGTGATGACGTCGAGGAGAAACTCAGATACAA GTACCCCAACATCTCTTGTGAGCTGCTGACATCTGATGTGGGCCAGATCAATGATCGTCTAGGAGAGGATGAGGGTTTACTGACCAAGCTTTACAGCTTTCTTCAGAATGAGTCCCCCCTCAACCCTTTACTGGCCAGTTTCTTCAGCAAGGTCCTCAGTATCCTCATTGGCCGCAAACCAGAACAg ATTGTGGAGTTTCTGCGGAAGCAGGAAGACTTTGTGGATCTGATGATAAAACACATTGGCACCTCAGCCATCATGGACCTGCTGCTTAGGATGCTCACATGCATTGAGCCACAGCAGCTTAGGCAAGATGTTCTCAAT TGGTTGAATGGTGAAAAGGTGATCCAGAGGTTAGTGGATATGGTGCAACCTTCCCAGGATGAAGAC CGGCACTCCAATGCATCACAGTCCCTGTGTGAGATCATCCGCCTCAGCAGGGATCAGATGTTCCAGGTGCAGGGCTACTGTGAGCCTGACCCTCTACTAACAACACTGGAGAA ACAGGAGACATTGGAGCAACTGTTGTCCAATATATTTGACAAAGAAAAGAATGAATCAGCTATTGTCAGTGTCATCCAGATCCTCCTCACACTGTTTGAGACGAGGAGACCAGC TTTTGAGGGTCACTTGGACATCTGTCCACCTGGCATAAACCACCCGTCGTTCTCGGTTAGTCAGAGTGTCCTGGATGCAGTCATGCCCAGACTGAAAGACTTCCACCAGCTTCTCCTGGAGCCTCCCAAG AAAACCGTGATGAAGACCACCTGGGGAGTGCTTGACCCACCAGTTGGCAGCACTCGGCTGAATGTGGTGCGACTGGTGGCCAGCCTTCTCCAGACCAATACACATATCATCAACATGGAGCTAATCAACCTCAACACTCTAGGAGTCATACTG gatatgtattttaaatacatatggAATAACTTCCTACATATACAAGTAGAAATATGCACGGCAATTATCTTAGCTACTCCCCCAACTGAAGGCGAAAACTCTGAAATCAGAGAGCAAGACCAAGAACCCATCAGAGAAAACCACCTAATCAAACAT CTCTTTCAGAAGTGCCAGTTAATACAGAGAATTCTTGACGCGTGGAGCTCCAATGAGAAAGAACA GAACGAGGGGGGTCGTCGAAGGGGCTACATGGGACATCTGACCAGAATAGCCAATTCCATAGTGCACAACAGCGACAAGGGGCCTAATGGGGCTCAGATTCAGCAGCTCATTTCAG AGCTCCCCGAAGCTGACCGGCAGCGGTGGGAAGCCTTTTCGTCTGGTCAACTAGctgaaacaaacaagaaaaacacTGTAGATTTA GTTAACACGCACCATATTCACTCGTCCAGTGATGATGAGGTTGATTTTAAGGATGGTGGATTCCACCAGGATTCCTCCCTTCAACAA TTTGGCTTCAATGATGAAGAGTTTGCCGATCAGGATGATGTCGTGGA TATTCCCTTTGATAGAATATCAGACATCAACTTTTCCTTGAATTCAAACGAAAGT GCAAATATAGCTCTTTTTGAAGCCTGCTGTAAGGAGAAGATCCAGCAGTTTGAGGACACTGGCTCCGATGAGGAGGACATTTGGGACGAGAAAGATGTCACTTTCGCACCAGAAGCACAGCGTCGTCCCCG GAGCTCCGGCAGTACTGATAGTGAGGAGAGCACAGATTCAGAAGAGGAGGATGGCAAGCGCGACCCGTTTGAGGCCAGCAGTGCCACGCCTGATGACCGGATGGAAGTTGACACTG GTCCTGTGTGGACTGCGAACTTTGATGAAATCCCTATGGATACAGGCGGCTCCACCAGTGCAGGCGCAGCAGCTgcctccccctcctcttcttctgccACCATGTCTGACTCGGCAGGCTGGAGCTCTGGTACCGCTGCCCCTAACGCTCAGTCCGGCTGGGCCGACTTCTCCGGCTTCTCAGCACCCAG CCCCAAAGACCCTCTGAGGAGCAGCTCTCCTGTAGCCATGGAGACCAGTGTAGATGCGGACCCGCTTGGTGTGAACGCACCCATGCTATCCGAAG GTGCAGATCAGTGGCCTGGGGAGGCATCTGCCTCGCCCGTTTCCCCTCCTGCCAAGGCGGCCGTGGGCAGCAGCGGCTCAGACGCCGAGGAGGAGGTGGCAGGCGACCGGATCACGGAGACGGTCACTAATGGCTCCATGAAGGAGACTCTCAGCCTTACTGTAGATGCCAAAACCGAAACTGCTGTTTTCAAAAG TAAGGAGGAGAAGCTACCTACCTCTGAAGATGCATCTGTCAAGTGTGCCGCAGGAGAAGACGGCGCTGAGAAGAGTGCGTGTGCATCTCCTCAGCATGCTAGCAACTGTCAGAAAGCAGA GTCAAAGCACTTAAAAGAGAAAGTAAAAGGTCCAAGTGATTCACTCAATGGTCCTCTTGAAGAAGTGACAGCCATGGAAGAAACCAA AACCGAGCAGCTTGTATCCCCAGCTGAGGCAGCGGTGAACGGGCCAGCGTGA